Genomic segment of Lagopus muta isolate bLagMut1 chromosome 3, bLagMut1 primary, whole genome shotgun sequence:
CTTTGTTAGTAACATATTTTGTACTGGTAGGAAGCAGGTTGCCATCTCCAGCCTGGATTTCAAATGCCTGTGCACTCTATGTGTTTGAAACTTCCTTCATTTCATGCAGTATGCATTAACTTTTTAGGATGATACTGAAAACAGGGTATTATGGCTGGTCTGCTGTTGGTTGAGTAAATTCAGCTATGTCACTGAGTTTGTTACAGGTGTCTTCTCTTTAGAAATGTCTCTTTGTTACCCAGTGTGCTGAGTGAGTTAGGGGTGCTGAATAATGAGAGAAGTCAGGAAATCCAGTGACCGTTGAATGTTTGAAGAAGAGTACAGACACAGCCAGCAGTTATGCACAGATTTGGCTTTGGGTCTGGTTGTGTACAAGCGTAGTTCAGCCCTAGCGTGAATCTCACTGAGCTCTTAATTTAAATAGTGATTCCAATTACCTGGTTTCTAGGAAGCTTGATGGCCCATGTCCTGGGCAAACCTTGGGCTCTGTGCTTTCATGCAGCATATGCTTGAGTTTTGAAAAACTGCCTGATTCTGAGAGCATGCAGGCTATCCGAAGTCAGCATGCCTGGTTTGATTGAGTTGGCTCTACATGGTCCGTGCTTAGGTGTTGGTTTTCTTCTCTCCGACATCAATAGATGCAGTCAAAAATGAGAAGGCTGCCTGTGGAAAAAAGCTTCCTTAactctgcagaagcagcacagtgaactctgtgccagtgctgagTCTGGAAGCAGTACACATTCATATGTTCATATGTTGCAGTGCCAAAGCTGTTAAATCCAGCCAGGTAAAGAGCAGACTTTAAACAGAGCCTAAGTggtatttctgcagctgtgacaCAACTGTGATAGTCTAGATAAAATTGGATAAAGTGTCCCTGGCTGTATATACGCAACAAATACTCAGAAGCAGGATAAACCTTTACATTTAGTAATGTATTCATAGCGTATTGGCCTATCTGTACAGTTCTTCTAGAAATATTGACCTTATTCAGCATTTTTATATGTGCTGTGTAGTTTCAGCAAGATAAACATAGGAGCTGAGCTAGTACATAAACGACGTACAATGTGTTTTTTGTTAACAGGCATGGATGGTCAGAAGCACTTGCAGGTATCAAAAGCCCccatgtaaaatacatttgcCCACACGCGTAAGTTTGTAACTTTTCttgtttcatcttttctgtagtTAAATACTGAGGTACTTGTGCGGATGATGAATCGCATGGAATTTGGGATGGTTATAACTTTTAACtaaaaagacactgaaaacagttttgattctattaaatattttgttgctttttaggAACCTTTGGACaaaattgcattcatttttgcttttattactcATTCAGGctgaaaacaaattgaaaatcTCTAGATATAAAGTTAGATTGTTTTGACTTTATGCTTTCACCTGATTGAGGTATCTCCTCACCCCCTGTCACTCATTACAAGCCATTCTTAACAAGgagtaattttttgttttattcaccATTAAATAAACTTTGCATTATGCATGTACGTGTCTTAAACCTGTGTGTGTATAGTAGTTGCAATTTCCATGTTACGTATAGAGCATTTCAGAGGTTCACAGGATATTCTTATATCTTCTGCAAATAATGCATTTTGGGCTCTCTTCGCAATTTGAGAACTGAAGTACTGAGCAGGGTGAGGAGTCAGTAAATAATCCTAGATGTATCTTAATGCTTTTAGTTTACTTTAACacaaaattcagattttcttcttctctaacAGCAATAAGTAAGCAAGCTGTTCTCTTTGCCCTTTGTCTCCTTTCAGTCTTCCCTGCAGACTTTATGTTCCTCTGTTTCAGTTGATTAAAACAGCCACATTTGATTCCTCATGCAGTCAAGTGAAGTTATCTGAGAAGATGCcgtacagcagcagcatgagggTGGGAGTGAGTCTTTGAATGGAGTCAGGCATTGCTtaagcagcttctgctgctgagggGAACAGGTGTGGCTAGGCTCTGCCATTATGCTGCATTTTGCTGATTGTTAGGTTTGCTGATGCTGTGTACGTTGCCTTCATCCACTGAGCCTGTCTGTGGAACTGTGATATACAAGTCTTATTTAGAAATAGCTACATGGAACATATATATGCTTGTATTTTCCATGTGTGGGTGTATATATAAAACAGCCCGTTAATGTTTTGCCTGATCTCCAAGCAAAGGTCAGCCCTGAATAATAAATGTGTTTGGAGAGACTGATTTCAAGGGAGATTAGTTGAAGACACACTACAGGGTAGCTAGTGTTAATTAtggtttggaagaaaaagagagatgtAATTCAATGACGTAACTGCATCTGCATAATTAAATTTCAGCATGTACCTTACGTCAGTGTTGTTCATTCTCGTTCTTAGGCCATTTATGCCGGTTACTTTAAACATGAACATGGCTATGCCATCATGGTGAGTATTTATTAAGCTGCAAACAGTTTGATTCAAAAGATATCTAGAAGTCTGAGCTCACTGTTCTTAATTAAAAATCCGGGACATTCTGAATGGCTTCTTTGAATTGGATGGAAGTATTAAAAGCTTTTTGCTTCAATTTCCTTCTATAAAAGGGCTCTCAAAGTATACTGCAgttttctgtgtatgtgtggTAATAGTTATTCTCAGTTCTAATCTGCATGTAttaaactacattaaaaaaaatctaattttacaTCTATAATCTATAGTCTGTTGTATACGGATTTGTGGTCAGTAGTAGCAGAGGTTTGAATATAAATGCCATTGCTACTAAGTGAGCAATATTTAGTGCATCAGTAGAATTAGGATGTCTAGCAACTGTTCTTTAGAACATCCATTCTGAatagaaaggaggaaaaatacgGTAGTTTCAGCGTTCTTAAGCAAGCCCTcgtgatttttttctgctcttgaagTAACTTGAGTTTGTTTCttcaaacagtattttaattttgcatgCGTGATGGTTAAATTTAAGTCCCTGCTGATGTTTTTGGAGCAAATATCAAAACCGTGCTGCTTAATCTGCAATAaatgacagaagaaagcaaagctctCAAAAACTTTGTTGCCTCAAGTATTTTAGCAAATTAGCAAACGTTTTAGGTCAAGAATTTTATTGTTCATGATTTCTTGGAAATGGTGGGTAATTAATCTGAAATATGTCAGCCAGCAAGCATTCTAGTTTGGAAAGTATGTCAGTGTTGTGCTTTAAAGTAGTGGAATGGATGCTCTAATGAGTAATGCTCTTGTTGATATTTTTGTAAGGTTTGATATCGTTGGACTTTCTCCAGATTCGCAGGAAGATGAAGTTGGGATcaaaaaggcagcagagaatGGTATGTTTAGGAATACTTTTTCAGTCTTGAAAGTACTTCCATGTATTGTTAGGAGCTAGTGATTAGTCTGGAAGAGCCTATTAGATTGAAGAAGACAAAATTGTTAGGAAAGGTAATATGGATGCACTGTATCtaaatttagctttttttttttttttttaagcttcatGACTAAGTAGGCAGTTCATGAGTGAAAACACTTCATACATTTCAAACCTTCAAAGATGAAACAGACAAGGAAGCCTGTatgcttgtttttgttcttcccttttAAGATATCCTTCTGGATAGCATAGCAAGTTGGAGCTATGTGGGCATTCATTTGTCATGCTGGATAGTTAGAACATGATACCATTTTCCAGGCAGTAGACGACTTCCTTGCATGTTTTCCTGATCAGAAGTTATATAGTGGtactggaatttttgattgcaTCCTAGATTTTTGGTACTTTGTTATTGTATAGCAGACAAGGTTTTTCTCTCATGAGCTTTATGTTGgcatcagagaatcatagaatcacaaggttggaagtgacctgtaagatcatctagtccaaccgtcttctcattaccactgctaccacaagctactaaaccatatctcacagctcctcatccagacaggGAGGTGGTCTCTCTCCTCTCCTAGACTTTCTACAGAACAGAGTGCATTTTAATTACTGGCCTTTGTGTTGCAGTTAAAGCACTCATAGATCAAGAAGTAAAAAATGGAATTCCTTCCAATCGAATTATTCTGGGAGGCTTTTCTCAGGTAAGGTATAGTTAGAACCATCTTCTTCTAGGGGAACAGCTTAGCTTTCCTAATGTGGGAAATCCAAAGTTGAATGGGTGTCTGTTGCTTCTGACATTTTGAGGTGTCAGTTTCTCTTTGCCTGAATAACCAAAGTTTatgtaaataattaattttctctgaCAAATGAACTTGTGGAAAAAAGTTACTAAAATTAATAGCAAGTTATTAGTTATGTATGTACCTTCTGTAGTGCTGtatgaaaatcttttttctttaacatcttgCTAGCATTTTAATCTACTTTTAATGTGATAGATATTTCATGGTCTGGATTTGTTAGGGAGATATATTTCCATCATTTGTACTTCTAAAATATCCTAATTGGCCAATATTCTACAGACCTATTAGGTCTGTAGATCAACTCTGTAGTCTGTGTTGAAGTGAATTGAAATATTAAACTTGAGATGATGCTGTCATGAGTgacactgctttatttcttgcttGGGTTTCAGCTGTGAGTTGTggtacattttctgttttacttgtGAATTGATCACATGAgcttgaagggaaaaaaaaaaagcacaacaagtGCATATAAGAATACTGCTTTTAGTATTGATTCTAAGGAAGAATAAATTGGAATAGAAGAAGTTCTTTAAAGGAGAAACCAAAGATTGTGAAACAAAGCTTGCAAGTAACATTACCTTCACCATTCTAATACGAATCTGTTTATTTTAGGGTGGAGCTTTATCATTGTATACAGCTCTTACAACGCATCAAAAGTTAGCAGGTGTTGTAGCCCTCAGCTGTTGGCTTCCTCTGCGTTCCTCTTTTGTtcaggtatttatttattctttctgaagCAGTTTAGCACTGGCAGAATGAGTATACCTGAAGATTGTATCTTGTGCAGGAATTAGTATTACTGAGTATTAGCTGCAGCTGGATAACTCAGCAGTTCTCAGAGTAGGGCACTGGGGGTTTAAATTCTAGCAAGAAGGGGAATTGAAGAAGTACTCAGCAGTTTACCTCTGCTTAACATGACTTTCATATGAAATcatatgttttaaaaactgttctgaaatcagtgtcaattttgttttgctggactttttgtttattgttttttattccCCCTTCAGAATTCACTTTGTCACACCATAAGGAGTAGTGCCTTGGGATTATTTTCTCCCAGAGATATTGAAGTTACCCTGCTtactttctcctccttctcttctcaCCCCTGACAGGGTGCTGTTGGTGTCAATAAGGAGATTCCTGTTCTTCAGTGCCATGGGGACTGTGACCCACTTGTTCCTTTAATGTTTGGTTCTCTTACTGTTGAGAAGCTAAAGAGTATGATAAATCCAGCCAATATAACCTTCAGAACTTACTCTGGCATGATGCATAGTTCATGTATTGAGGTAATGTtcttaatataaatattttagctaagtatggttttattttttcctcaaaacaaTTCTAGGGCTTTCAAATTTTATCTTTATCAATTAAAAGCACATAATGCTACTGACTTATTTTACTGAATAGCTATAATATTGAATGCCTGTCTGCAAAAACATCCAAGGGAAAAGTTTATATGACCAGTGGGAAGTTCCTCAGAGGACTCTTATTTTTGGGACTGGGCTGGCTGAActgtaaaacaatttttattttttttttcctaatctgtATTAATCACATTAATAATTACTGAATTAGAAGGCAGACTGAATTCTCACAGCACCAGTGCAACTTGATATTTTGAGGAGAATTTTGTGTGGTTTTGAATGGAGACATCAGAAAAATGTGCAAGGAGGGTTGATATTAGGGAAGTGGCAGCCACAAAATGTGTTTATGGCTCAGGCTCAGAAAACAATTGAGCTGATTTAATAATAGCTTGCAACTGCCAGAAAAAGGTGGACTAGTTCCTTCTGCTCATGACTTTTTGGTGCTCTCCTCCAATACTAGCTCTGGAGCTGATGAGAGATTTCTTTGAACTATTTTAATTCGCAAAAATAGTAAAGATTGCTGGCATAAGTTTTGCTGCTTTAGTGAGTTGAAACATCTGAATGTACACAAAGTAAATGATAGGAGTTAGAAGAGGTGACAAGGAACAGGTCTTCCACTTGTCTGTAGCAGTAACTTAATTTGGATTGTTGCATCTCTTGAAGAAAGTTTTTGGGCTATTTATGCAGTTTTATTGCATTTAGGCAGTAAAAACATGGAGTTGTCATGCAAATGTGTAAATATGTGCTCTTTTTTACAACACTTAGTACCATGtgatctatttttttcataatttataaTTTTGGGGCCATAACCTCATGTATTTTCTACACTTGCTTAAATTTCTATTATCACGTACTCCTATTGTGTATTCTGATGAAGGAGCTGATGTAGTTACAAAacttccagaaaataaattattttttaatgtggatTGGTTTTGCAGTCTAATTCACTTAATTGCTTCTCTGAACTGAAGGAAGAAGCATCAGGCAGTTAAAGCAGTTTGGCTAAgagaaggagctgctggcttTTCATGAAGCTACAGCTTTAGCTACCTTCAAATCCAATCCAGCCTCAACCTGGTGCTATTCAGTGCACACGATTAATTTGTAATAGAGAAAGTCAGAGAAGGTGacctctgctctttttttttgtattttaagcatTTGTGAGTAAAGATACGTTTAGTGCCTTGAAGAGTTAACAGCACTGACTTGTTGTGTGCCAAGTAATTAAATCATGTCAAATAACTAATGAAACACTCAATATTCTTAGCCCAGCTGCCCACAATAACTGAAATTTTGAAACATTACTTAGTGAATGTATTTAGCAAGGAACTTAACTAATATGTACCTTTATCTTTGAGCAGGAGATGATGGATATAAAACAGTTCATAGACAAACATCTACCTCCCATAGACTGAAATGACACGTGAGAAGCCTTCTACATAAACACCAGCATCAACTGTGGTAGAGTTAGTCTTTTCACATGCCTGATAAGAAAGCATTACTTCTGTACCTGCAGTGTTACTACTGTGTTGCAAATTTATACTTAAGACAAGGAGTAAATTGTACACATATGTGAGAAATGATAATCTTTGTAGTATTGATCATCCTCTGATGGGATTGAAAAATGATACAGCtaggtaacagtgatagaatgTAACCTGAATGTAACTATTTTAAGACTTTTGATTGCAGAATTTTAAACTATTTGTACAATCAAAGACTAAACTTATGTGAGCAACATAAATGCGACCAGTTTGGTATACTTGAGACATGATTTGTTCTTAGTACTCgttgaaaacaaattaaaacattttgtgtaTGTAATGGATGTATAAAGTGCACAACATGTAACAAAGTGGGCATATGATTGTAGAATAAATGTTACTGAGGACAAAGCTTTAAATGTTAAACATTAATTGTTGCTCCAAATAGGGTTTTTCTTCTAGAATGACTATTATAGtcagcagaaatatttcctgcatttaaaacacctcagttttaaatgttttcatacaGGTAGATACTGTGGAAATGATGAAGGCACTCATTCCTCATTAGACCATCATTTGTTGCTATGCTGCTGTCATTTAGTTTGGATTACTATAAATTTATGCCAAATGCTGactcaaacaattctgaagAAGTGCATAGGAATAATTtgagttttgtttaaaattcctATTTTCATATTGAATAGCCACCTTACACTTCAAAATTGTAGCTTTCATTTATATAGAAATGTTGATGATGTATTTTACATGAGCTATTCCAGCATATAGTTTTGACTTTACTGCCTGCTTTGGAGTAACTAAATGAAAACAGTGCAGCTGTGTAGTTTTTAGTTTTGTATATTGTTGAATCTCATCCGTAACACATTCTTACCAtctactgctttcttttcttcatactgACACTTGAGATTTGTCTGGAAAAGAACACAACTTTATTTTCAACTGTATGATTTTGCATTTCCCTAGATTATTGTAGCCTAAAAATATGCTGAACTActattgggggaaaaaatcttCAAGATAAAAAATGTCTCTTCTTTCAGAAGCTTACAATTCTAAAGTGCTCTGGATTACAGAAATCAGtgtgacagcttttttttttttttcttttcttttgtaatatACTTTCTGAAGTAGATGTTCTTTAGAGTTTATAGACCATCACCATGTGCCTAATGTTTAAAAAAGACACCATGGTTTTTACTACATAATATGGTGCATAACAATGTTCTATACTAAAATATGTTTGCAAGCAAAGAATGTTCCTGTCTTGAGTGCATCCGTGATGATCCGTGATGATCTGTTTTGTCAGCATTGTGATTCATACCTACATAAAAGGTACTTACTCCTCAGCCAAATTAATCAGTGGTCTTCTTACAGAACATTTGGATTTATATCAGAGGCATCTGCCAggacaaatatatatacattggGAACTGCAGTCTCTAACATAGCTGCTGCCAGAAACCTGACACATTCACTTTGTCTGAGTTCTCAGATTTTAGTACTTTTCTTCATATATATCGAACTTCATTTTTAGGAAGCCAATTTACTTTCCTAATCCAGCTTCTCTGGTATACTGAATATCTCTTAATATGTAAAACTtaagaaatgatttattttcactgtattGGAAAAATTCTAGAAATTCTGTCTGTGGCTGAGGAAAGTATCAAGTTTGAAGTTTAATTAGTCTTTTTACTTGGTCACCGTGTTCTGTATATTTGCCAATTTGTCTTTCAGctaatttttttcacataagGAAGCATAGTGTTATTGCAGTTGTGCCAATGTTCTGTTgagaaaatagtgttttctagCTTGGAGTCATTCCCAAATTGCATTAGCTAATATTCCAGTCCTGCTGAATTGCAAACTTGGTAACATAGCTGTATATTGCCCCTACATTTTAGAAGGCCACTCATTCCTCTATGTCTAAACTATGTCCTGAATATTGGCATGTTTCCAAAGTTCTATATGagcttctgattttttttttcctgtactgttTTCTTGTGCTGTTTGTAAGTTGTTCAGTAACATCATTCTACTCTTGTTTATCTTCTAACTGTCTACTtgtttgacatttttttcttctgttggaataattttaaaaaatacttttaagatGCTAAAGTGAGATCACTCCTAGCTTTATTCTATCTTAACACTTTTCTCTGAGGCACTGTGTTCGTAGTTTGGAGTCAGTTTCTAGTACTTCTGCGTTTTCAGCTGTCAGCTTcaattgttttcttcatgatgctttcaaatgttcttCTATAAATGCTTTATATTGTAATTGCATTCAAATACCTGGCTATCATAACAAGATTTCTTGTTATACCGTTGTTTTGCTGCTTACTTAAACCGCAAAGAGCTGTGTTACCAAAATGTATGTAAGTAAATGTCATGACTTATTTGAATTTCTGTCTTCTAAGAAGAGTCCTTCCTCATGTTTGTGTTGCAGGGGAAGATGTGTATGTTGTAGTTAGAAGTTCCTAAATAATTCAGAAACTAGAGAAAACTTTGTGGATGTATTTGAAGCCTCTCCTGTCTCTTCCCATAATACAGTGTCCAGAGTTACTGACTTGACTTTATTAATTTCCCACCTACTTGGAAAGCTGTGTGTGATCCTGTAGCTGAACTTAATCACTGCCTGATGTGATTTGATGCTAGGACAGTTGTCATAACTGGTGTGTATAATGATAGCTTGGCCCAGTGTATTTATTTCTACAATTTCTATTAAAACGGAGATGTTGGGCTGTCAGTGTTCTAAATATAAAGATCCCATTCTCAGAAGCTACAATTTAAAACTGGCcaagaattaattttatttgtgcAGTATTAAACTTCCCCCAAAGGGTATGATGTCTGTTTAACCTGTTAAAGCATTTGATATGAAAGTGTCAATGTTTTTATCTGGGGTTTTCTAACTCCCTATCGCATTTCAAGTTCAACTGGTACTTACATTCATCTGCAGTTTTGTGAAGTCAGAAGTCTGACTTCTTGTTGCTCATGTTTTAAATAAGTGCATCAAGTTATGTATTATAAGCCAAGTCTTTCAGCCAGTCTTGAAGTACAACTGTGGTGAGGGCTGTGTGTTTTGGTTTCTTATTCCTGCCTTGTATGATTACAACACAGTAGATTGATTAAAAAAAGTACTGTATGCTGTAGCTGATACTAGAATTGTTAATTAAAACATGTTCTCTCTGATGGGCTACACTGAACTTCATTAAAGTTATTAGGATGCATCTTTCATGTAGGGATGCTATTTATGTTAACAGATGTGACTAAGAACAATCTTGAAGGTGTTAATGAAgccatatcatagaatcacagaatggcctgggttgaaaaggacctcaaagatcatcttgtttcaacccacctgccatgggcagggtcaccaaccactagaccaggctgcccagatccatatccagcctggttttgaatgcctccagggatggggcatccacaacctcattgggcaacttgttccagtgtgtcactgTGTATCTTAAGTTTTTGTGAAGAAATACTGAGCACTTGCTCTTTATGTTATCAAGCATAAGCCATTTATATTTAATGTAAACATTTAAGATGTAATTTAGTTTGCTCATCTATGACAAGGAATCCTAACTTGGAAAATTACTTCTTTAGTagggaaaatgtaaaatgtttccGTTTTTATCATTTGTGAAATAAAGGTGGTGTGGGCAAGTGTTCACAACTGTTTCTATGCATACTTGAAGAAGCTGAGCTTTCATGTGCTGTCATGCAGGTGCTTCAGAGGCCTATTGCAAATGTACTGCATAGTAGTGTGTGAGTGATTCTGTAATGTAATACAAAAGCAGGATGATTTGTAGttattaaaagtaaaaagaatgCTAGTTTATTATTTGCTACCTTGAGAGAATGTTAAATATTACTTTTCATATTCCAGGTTAATTTTAATTTGGCTTGCTGAAACATGgaggaaattaaagaaatctAGTACTCTTACAGTAGGACACTAAATAGCAAAGTCTTCTCACTGTGTACTTTTAGACctttcggggggggggggggggggggttctgTAATGTTAGGGAGGCTTCTGAAGTTCTGTTAGGTTTAGCATATGTAatacttaatatttttgttaaagaaGCATATTTAAGGTTGGAGTTGGGGTTACTTGCTCTTCAGGTTAACTAATATTTGAGGCAGATTGGTGGTATATGTAGTATGAAGTAAACTTAACAGAAAACATGGAGATTATCTGGGAAGACGTGCTGTGAAGTGGTCGTTTGATGAAACTTGAGAGGAAGTAGGGCCTTCATGTGGTAAAAGTTGACCTTCACCCACCAGCAGTTTAATGAAAGTCTGCTTGTCTGCATAAACTGATGTCTAGAACGTAGTGGAGTACATTTATGAAGTTAATGTATGCAAATGCATATTAGATGCGGTGCTATATGTGAATATATAATGGCAACATGAGAACATAGCTAGTAACAGTAAAGATGCAACAATGCACAGAGTAATTTGTCAGTTCATGTTTATGGAAAACTTTTGGGATATTTTTCAATGTCCATTTACTCTTAGTCCTGGCATTCTTTTCTGTAGTTAAGTAATCACAAGGAGAAAAGTTGCCTACAATTAGCATAATagtaaataattattattattactttgtAATtggaagctgggaggagtggctgagatTAGAAGTCTGCACTGCCTTTCAatgagacctggacagactggagagttgtGCAGAGAGGAACCTTTAGGTTCAACAAGAGTGaatgtagagtcttgcacctggggaagAATAATGACTGCATCGATATGGGGTAGGCAGCTGACCTACCGGAGGGGAGCTCTGAGAAAGATCTGGGTGTTCAGGTGGACTACAGGTTGGCCATGTTGATAATATCTGAAGAGTGGGTGTCAAGAGGGTGGGGTCAGAATCTTCAGtgctgcccagtgccaggacaaggggaagtaggcacaaactggaacatgggAAGTTTAATGTGAACATGAGAAAGCACTTATTTACTatgagagtgacagagcactctggaacaggctgcccggagaggcTGTGGACTCTGCTTCTCAGCAGATACTCAAAatctgcctggatgctttcctgttcAACCTACAgtggtgtatgggaactgctgagtcacggtctgaacctctgattgatcacctgaggcgagcactgagtcagccagaggagcacaggtgaaggcaattcacctgtgctgccagaagggatggagcctggctccacctctcctagacctatttaagagctggctaccagtggggaaggatcttgtctggagatccctccttctcgtgttttgtgggtgagccctgcataagggtaagccttccatttattctcttttgttatcattgtctactttgcctaattctcttgtttattttgtgattgtaacatcttgatatccattgattatacaagcagggaacctgctttaggaAGGAAGTTGGACTCCGTggtcttcagaggtcccttctaactcctACAGTTCTGTGTAATTTATGTATTAAACTTTATCCAGTACGGTATGAGACCACAGGTGTAGTAAATGAAGAAAGTGACATCATTTTCATAATGTCAACTCATTTGCAAATGGGGTTCTTTGAAGAAGAAGAATAGATGtagaagaaaagatttcttttttctttgctttctgctcacaTTATTGCCATTTGACTTTGGAACAACAGGCTTTATTAATTCTCTTTTTAGTGAAACGTACCTTTGATGTAACTCATTAAAACTGATTTAATTGAAGTGCTAACATAATTTGACATccacaaaataaatcagtaagtaatggttttctttcagctctagttactggaagagagcaacaCGTTACCTCCTTTTATCTCTGTAAAAACTCCTGGCCAGTTTGCACAGATGTAGTCAACTTCACTTCAGACATCGAAGTGTGAGGTTTAGCTTTTCTGTGTAGACAAGTTAGCTTTCCCTCAAGGCAGTTCAGCATTTCTGGAAGGCTTCTTCTGTACGTAACAGAAAAAGATGATGGACTTTGAAAGTCAGAGTGTGAATGTTCACTGGTTGTGAATGTGAGCAAACTCTTGAATTACCTTATACTTGGAATGCTTTGCTAAGTAGTGCTTAAAATAATGAGAGCATGGGGTGAAAAGTCTTTAAAAGACTGGAGTATTTTGAATCTCTAGCAAAGAATAGTCTCCAGAACAGAGAGCAGGGCTGTCAGTGGTTTACAGTCTAGTTCATCTGAGTGACAGTCTAATAACAaaaccttaaaaatatatacaacaggttttcttaaatattttaaactttcaCGCATAAATGCCTTCAGTTACAGATTTCAGTTGGGAAAACTGAGaatagcatttttaaatgatactGCTAGCACCTGAATTTGAAAACGTGGTCTAACTTCAGGCCATGCCATTATAATCTACAGCTTATACAAGGAAATTAAGGATCCTATCTGCTGAAGTACAATAAAAACAACTAATCAAcacaaaagttaccatttcagaaagttttgaGGGAAGTCTTGCATTTAGGAGGCATCAAAACTCAATTTGATACAGATCCCCTGATGCGTCTAATATTGGACTAATCATTCATCCTCTGTGCAGAGCAAGGATCTAAATCTGTTGACTGATGTAGACCTGTTACAATTCTGTTTTGATAGACTTAAATCATTGTTACAGACAGtgctaaaata
This window contains:
- the LYPLA1 gene encoding acyl-protein thioesterase 1, coding for MCGNNMSAPLPAIVPAARKATAAVIFLHGLGDTGHGWSEALAGIKSPHVKYICPHAPFMPVTLNMNMAMPSWFDIVGLSPDSQEDEVGIKKAAENVKALIDQEVKNGIPSNRIILGGFSQGGALSLYTALTTHQKLAGVVALSCWLPLRSSFVQGAVGVNKEIPVLQCHGDCDPLVPLMFGSLTVEKLKSMINPANITFRTYSGMMHSSCIEEMMDIKQFIDKHLPPID